From a region of the Haloferax volcanii DS2 genome:
- a CDS encoding tRNA uridine(34) 5-carboxymethylaminomethyl modification radical SAM/GNAT enzyme Elp3, whose translation MAVSAETETESEAFERTCEALVERILAGDVDRDDLESAKLDACSEHSSPKVPKNAEILQYAPEDRREEVKEVVQRKPVRTASGVSPVAIMTSPHMCPHGKCLYCPGGPASEFSSSQSYTGHEPAAARGVQNDYDPYGQVTLRLEQLRHIGHPVDKVELILMGGTMTARSHDYQEWFVKRALEAMNDYDLDKEPEPAEDRSFKPDPEDVEFEYIEDVIAENETNDIRNIGTTFETKPDWCDPEQIDRMLDLGATKVEVGVQTTYERINREMHRGHGVQASIDANRRLRDSAFKVGFHMMPGQPGMTKEMCLEDFRQLFENSDWRPDYLKIYPTLIVRDTVTYDMWRRDEYEPLNNEEAADIVAEVMGMIPKYTRLQRVQRDIPADFIDAGVWKSNLRQLAAQRAEERGIVQRDIRAREVGMNEADPDPERIELDVMTYEVAGGTEHFISFEDPVEDLLVGFCRLRFPGNPVRRELQDAALVRELHVYGSEAGIGADGDWQHKGYGKKLLAHAEELSRDAGYDKISVISGIGVRQYYKQKLGYHQDGPYVSKRL comes from the coding sequence GTGGCCGTGAGCGCCGAGACCGAGACGGAGTCCGAGGCGTTCGAGCGGACCTGCGAGGCGCTCGTCGAGCGCATCCTCGCGGGCGACGTCGACCGCGACGACCTCGAATCCGCAAAGCTCGACGCCTGTTCGGAACACTCCTCGCCGAAGGTTCCGAAGAACGCCGAGATTCTGCAGTACGCCCCGGAAGACCGCCGCGAGGAGGTCAAGGAGGTCGTCCAGCGCAAGCCCGTCCGCACCGCCTCCGGCGTCTCGCCGGTCGCCATCATGACCTCGCCGCACATGTGCCCCCACGGGAAGTGCCTCTACTGTCCCGGCGGACCCGCCAGCGAGTTCTCCTCGTCGCAGTCGTACACGGGCCACGAGCCCGCGGCCGCCCGCGGCGTCCAGAACGACTACGACCCCTACGGGCAGGTCACGCTCCGCCTCGAACAGCTTCGACACATCGGCCACCCCGTGGACAAGGTCGAACTCATCCTCATGGGCGGGACGATGACCGCCCGGAGCCACGACTACCAGGAGTGGTTCGTCAAGCGGGCGCTCGAAGCCATGAACGACTACGACCTCGACAAGGAGCCGGAACCGGCCGAAGACCGGTCGTTCAAGCCCGACCCCGAGGATGTCGAGTTCGAGTACATCGAGGACGTCATCGCGGAAAACGAGACGAACGACATCCGCAACATCGGAACGACGTTCGAGACGAAGCCCGACTGGTGCGACCCCGAGCAAATCGACCGGATGCTCGATTTGGGCGCGACGAAGGTCGAAGTCGGCGTCCAGACGACCTACGAGCGCATCAACCGCGAGATGCACCGCGGCCACGGCGTGCAGGCCTCCATCGACGCCAACCGCCGCCTCCGCGACTCGGCGTTCAAGGTCGGCTTCCACATGATGCCCGGTCAGCCCGGCATGACCAAGGAGATGTGTCTGGAGGACTTCCGTCAGCTGTTCGAAAACAGCGACTGGCGGCCCGACTACCTCAAAATCTACCCGACGCTCATCGTCCGCGACACCGTCACCTACGACATGTGGCGGCGCGACGAGTACGAGCCGCTGAACAACGAGGAGGCCGCCGACATCGTCGCGGAGGTCATGGGCATGATTCCGAAGTACACACGCCTCCAGCGCGTCCAGCGGGACATCCCCGCGGACTTCATCGACGCCGGCGTCTGGAAGTCCAACCTCCGCCAACTGGCCGCCCAGCGCGCCGAGGAGCGCGGCATCGTCCAGCGGGACATCCGCGCCCGCGAGGTCGGCATGAACGAGGCCGACCCGGACCCAGAACGCATCGAACTCGACGTGATGACCTACGAGGTCGCCGGCGGGACCGAGCACTTCATCTCGTTCGAAGACCCCGTCGAGGACCTGCTGGTCGGCTTCTGCCGGCTCCGATTCCCCGGCAATCCGGTCCGCCGCGAGCTTCAGGACGCGGCGCTCGTCCGCGAACTCCACGTCTACGGCTCCGAGGCGGGCATCGGTGCCGACGGCGACTGGCAACACAAGGGCTACGGGAAGAAGCTCCTCGCCCACGCCGAGGAACTGTCCCGCGACGCCGGCTACGACAAGATTTCGGTCATCTCGGGTATCGGCGTCCGGCAGTACTACAAGCAGAAGCTCGGCTACCATCAGGACGGGCCGTACGTGTCGAAGCGGTTGTAG
- a CDS encoding DHH family phosphoesterase gives MDWITHEEDVWFEFRGNSPHQLVPGRFYRGTVDGYADFGVFVDLASNVTGLLHRSELDRRLESLDWEPGDEVFVQVKNVRDNGNIDLGWSIRQSDSEFRGARIHDPDGDADGQPVEQDAESGGPTTVKTRPKTGKTTKPAGVSTSSEQTESDADAEPEPEPKPESDAGDEDRAPTAGDVVDDIAANGESEQEADAEPESEPESDSESKEDAESDDEQEVETDADAESADEAERVTLASIDDRVGDVIRVEGEIASVRQTGGPTVFELRDETAIADCAAFVEAGVRAYPEVEVGDYVRIDGEVERRRGELQIETEELTILDGDEADTVAQRLADALSDEARPDAVAPLAAHEPVAAVGKSLLDAAEAIRRAVLESRPIVVRHTATADGYVAGAAVERAVLPLIREEHPRDDAEYHYFTRRPLEEAVYGMDAATNDVTRMLEDRDRHDEKLPLVLLLGAGSTAESLDGLGLLGVYGSERVVVDAAPADDEVAAEVDVLVNPAREGADARDLSVGALASTLSVAVNDDVRDDVSHLPAVSYWENCPQQYLDLAESHGFDVDRVRELREAVALEAYYQSYQDKRELIADLLFDADEGLAGHVSEQFRIKLEDEIETAQANLERREVGAISAAVLDSDAYSHRFDFPPTGLLVDELHRRTREGDAFVTVALGMDELYLRATGDLDLRAVVESAAEKAPAAGLAAAGIREGRIEFLTGARDEALEAVLDAAAEQF, from the coding sequence ATGGATTGGATTACGCACGAGGAGGACGTCTGGTTCGAATTCCGGGGCAATAGCCCCCACCAGCTCGTCCCCGGCCGATTTTACAGAGGCACCGTCGACGGGTACGCCGACTTCGGTGTCTTCGTCGACCTCGCTTCGAACGTGACTGGCTTACTGCACCGCAGCGAACTCGACCGCCGCCTCGAATCCCTCGACTGGGAGCCGGGCGACGAGGTGTTCGTTCAGGTGAAGAACGTCCGCGACAACGGCAACATCGACCTCGGCTGGTCGATTCGCCAGTCCGACTCGGAGTTCCGCGGCGCTCGCATCCACGACCCCGACGGCGACGCCGACGGCCAGCCCGTCGAGCAGGATGCCGAGAGCGGCGGTCCGACGACCGTCAAGACGCGCCCGAAGACGGGCAAGACGACGAAGCCCGCCGGCGTGAGCACGTCGTCCGAGCAGACCGAGTCCGACGCCGACGCGGAGCCCGAACCCGAACCCAAACCCGAGTCCGACGCCGGAGACGAGGACCGCGCGCCGACCGCCGGCGACGTCGTCGACGACATCGCCGCAAACGGCGAGTCCGAGCAGGAAGCCGACGCGGAGCCGGAGAGTGAGCCCGAGAGCGACTCGGAGTCCAAAGAGGACGCCGAGTCTGACGACGAGCAGGAAGTCGAGACCGACGCTGACGCCGAGTCCGCCGACGAGGCGGAGCGCGTGACGCTCGCCAGCATCGACGACCGCGTCGGCGACGTGATTCGCGTCGAGGGCGAAATCGCCAGCGTCCGCCAGACCGGCGGCCCGACGGTGTTCGAACTCCGCGACGAGACGGCCATCGCAGACTGCGCGGCGTTCGTCGAGGCCGGCGTCCGCGCGTACCCCGAAGTCGAAGTGGGCGACTACGTCCGCATCGACGGCGAGGTCGAGCGCCGCCGCGGCGAACTCCAAATCGAGACCGAGGAGCTGACGATTCTCGACGGCGACGAGGCCGACACCGTGGCCCAGCGCCTCGCGGACGCCCTCTCGGACGAGGCCCGCCCGGACGCCGTCGCGCCCCTCGCGGCCCACGAGCCGGTCGCCGCCGTCGGCAAGTCGCTGCTCGACGCCGCGGAGGCCATCCGCCGCGCCGTGCTCGAATCGCGCCCCATCGTCGTCCGCCACACGGCCACCGCCGACGGCTACGTCGCCGGCGCGGCCGTCGAGCGCGCCGTGCTCCCGCTCATCCGTGAGGAGCACCCCCGCGACGACGCCGAGTACCACTACTTCACCCGTCGCCCGCTCGAAGAGGCTGTCTACGGCATGGACGCCGCCACGAACGACGTGACGCGGATGCTCGAAGACCGCGACCGCCACGACGAGAAGCTCCCGCTCGTGCTTCTCCTCGGTGCCGGTTCGACCGCCGAGTCCCTCGACGGTCTCGGCCTGCTCGGCGTCTACGGCTCCGAGCGCGTCGTCGTCGACGCCGCGCCCGCCGACGACGAGGTCGCCGCGGAAGTCGACGTGCTCGTCAACCCCGCCCGCGAGGGGGCCGACGCCCGCGACCTCTCGGTTGGCGCGCTCGCCTCCACGCTTTCCGTCGCCGTCAACGACGACGTGCGCGACGACGTGTCACACCTCCCCGCGGTCAGCTACTGGGAGAACTGCCCACAGCAGTACCTCGACCTCGCGGAATCGCACGGCTTCGACGTCGACCGCGTCCGCGAACTCCGCGAGGCCGTCGCGTTGGAAGCCTACTACCAGTCGTATCAGGACAAGCGCGAACTCATCGCAGACCTGCTGTTCGACGCCGACGAGGGCCTCGCCGGCCACGTCTCCGAGCAGTTCCGCATCAAGCTCGAAGACGAAATCGAGACGGCGCAGGCGAACCTCGAACGCCGCGAGGTCGGTGCCATCTCCGCGGCCGTCCTCGACTCCGACGCTTACAGTCACCGCTTCGACTTCCCGCCGACGGGCCTGCTCGTGGACGAACTCCACCGCCGCACCCGTGAGGGCGACGCCTTCGTGACCGTCGCGCTCGGCATGGACGAACTCTACCTCCGCGCCACGGGCGACCTCGACCTCCGCGCGGTCGTCGAGTCGGCCGCCGAGAAAGCGCCCGCCGCCGGCCTCGCCGCCGCGGGCATCCGCGAAGGTCGCATCGAGTTCCTGACCGGCGCGCGCGACGAGGCGCTCGAAGCCGTCCTCGACGCCGCCGCCGAGCAGTTCTAA
- a CDS encoding YIP1 family protein, whose amino-acid sequence MVVRPRQFFRDGVAPGDQAPGLVFAIAVALVYQGLGFAFEPATIPAIEGGPLVSALVALLVVALFVAPALLHLTAAIQTALLIPLLSRRAGVSETVQVIAYAAAPCAFASLPIPGVRALCAVYGAVLLVVGISEVHQTTVPKAALAAAVPAGVVFGYAFGGFRALSELAAALALV is encoded by the coding sequence GTGGTCGTTCGCCCCCGCCAGTTCTTCCGCGACGGCGTCGCCCCCGGCGACCAAGCGCCCGGCCTCGTGTTCGCCATCGCGGTAGCGCTCGTCTATCAGGGCCTCGGGTTCGCCTTCGAGCCGGCGACGATTCCGGCCATCGAGGGCGGCCCGCTCGTCTCGGCGCTCGTCGCCCTGCTCGTCGTCGCGCTGTTCGTCGCGCCGGCGCTCCTCCACCTGACGGCGGCCATCCAGACGGCCCTTCTCATCCCGCTTTTGTCCCGCCGCGCGGGGGTGAGCGAGACGGTGCAGGTCATCGCCTACGCCGCCGCGCCGTGCGCCTTCGCCAGCCTCCCGATTCCCGGCGTCCGCGCGCTGTGCGCCGTCTACGGCGCGGTGCTCCTCGTCGTCGGCATCAGCGAGGTCCATCAGACGACGGTTCCGAAGGCGGCGCTCGCCGCGGCCGTCCCCGCCGGCGTGGTCTTCGGCTACGCCTTCGGCGGCTTCCGCGCCCTCTCGGAACTCGCCGCGGCGCTCGCGCTCGTCTGA
- a CDS encoding thymidine kinase — MHAITQSGWIEVISGSMFSGKTEELLRRLRRAEIAGQEISVFKPQLDDRYGETTVGSHAGRSWEASVVPSEGEGVWQIAEELNGEDVVAIDEANFFSAELVDVCEALAADGKRVVVSGTDQTFRAEPFDPLPQLMALAEYVDKLQAICTLCGEPATRNQRLIDGEPAHVDDPTILVGAEESYEARCRNCHTLRRD, encoded by the coding sequence ATGCACGCCATCACGCAGAGCGGATGGATAGAGGTCATCTCCGGCTCTATGTTCTCGGGGAAGACGGAGGAGCTCCTCCGACGCCTCCGCCGGGCCGAAATCGCGGGTCAGGAGATCTCGGTGTTCAAACCCCAGCTCGACGACCGCTACGGCGAGACGACGGTCGGCTCTCACGCCGGTCGTTCGTGGGAGGCGAGCGTCGTCCCCTCCGAGGGCGAGGGCGTCTGGCAAATCGCCGAGGAACTCAACGGCGAGGACGTGGTGGCCATCGACGAGGCGAATTTCTTCTCGGCCGAGCTGGTCGACGTGTGCGAGGCGCTGGCCGCCGACGGCAAGCGCGTCGTCGTCTCCGGGACCGACCAGACGTTCCGCGCCGAACCGTTCGACCCGCTTCCCCAACTGATGGCGCTCGCCGAGTACGTCGACAAGCTGCAGGCCATCTGCACCCTCTGCGGCGAGCCGGCCACACGGAACCAGCGACTCATCGACGGCGAGCCCGCGCACGTAGACGACCCCACTATCCTCGTCGGCGCGGAGGAGTCCTACGAGGCGCGGTGCCGGAACTGTCATACCCTCCGGCGGGACTAG
- a CDS encoding NADPH-dependent FMN reductase, which produces MTQPHVVAICGSLRDRSYTRLALEHALAGASAAGGTTELVDLREYDLPPLDADFDEQGGSAELVRVVDGADAVILGTPVYHGSYSGILKNALDYCGFDEFGEKTVGLLAVAGGSFPVTALEHLRSVCRSLNSWVLPHQVAIPRVSSSFDGDDLASEDLRERVERLGRDAVVYANIEPEPPTFESGENVGADD; this is translated from the coding sequence ATGACGCAGCCACACGTGGTCGCCATCTGCGGCAGTCTCCGCGACCGCAGCTACACCCGATTGGCGCTCGAACACGCCCTCGCCGGCGCGTCGGCCGCCGGCGGTACGACGGAACTCGTGGACCTCCGCGAGTACGACCTCCCGCCGCTCGACGCCGACTTCGACGAGCAGGGCGGCTCGGCCGAACTCGTCCGCGTCGTCGACGGCGCGGACGCGGTCATCCTCGGGACGCCGGTCTACCACGGCTCGTACTCCGGAATCCTCAAGAACGCCCTCGACTACTGCGGCTTCGACGAGTTCGGAGAGAAGACCGTCGGCCTACTCGCCGTCGCCGGCGGGTCGTTTCCCGTGACCGCCCTCGAACACCTCCGGTCGGTCTGCCGGTCGCTGAACTCGTGGGTGCTCCCCCATCAGGTCGCCATCCCTCGCGTCTCCTCGTCGTTCGACGGCGACGACCTCGCGAGCGAGGACCTGCGCGAGCGGGTCGAGCGACTCGGCCGCGACGCGGTCGTCTACGCCAACATCGAGCCCGAGCCGCCGACGTTCGAAAGCGGCGAGAACGTCGGCGCGGACGACTGA
- a CDS encoding DsrE family protein, translating into MNVVFHVSSADLGDWRHAIRNVRNLLDDETVETDTVTLLANGDAALLFLDDSPVRDRLDSLFEAGVRCCACRNSLDGRGFDADRLADGVEVVPSGVGELVTRQAAGDAYLKVP; encoded by the coding sequence GTGAACGTCGTCTTCCACGTCTCCAGCGCCGACCTCGGTGACTGGCGACACGCCATCCGCAACGTCCGAAACCTGCTCGACGACGAGACGGTCGAGACGGACACTGTCACCCTTCTTGCCAACGGCGACGCGGCGCTCCTGTTTCTCGATGACTCGCCCGTCCGCGACCGCCTCGACTCGCTGTTCGAGGCCGGCGTCCGCTGTTGCGCCTGTCGGAACTCCCTCGACGGCCGCGGGTTCGACGCCGACCGCCTGGCCGACGGCGTCGAGGTGGTTCCCTCGGGCGTCGGTGAACTCGTGACGCGACAGGCGGCCGGCGACGCCTATCTGAAAGTGCCGTAA
- a CDS encoding helix-turn-helix domain-containing protein — translation MKHAQFSVDYPDRLVHPLQRGMMRDSPVDRAELLMWSPTADATTLFWFDGDRDAADALVSGVDSLVRAHFVEGAEGTYGFLHQRDYEFADPLLGVIADSRVIFLPPVVFHATGSVRFEAVGEVSALSAFYDDIAALGDLTVERVQPFDRRRSPSQLTDRQRAALETAVSTGYYEIPREGSVADVADALDCSTSTAGELLRKAEATVLREFVGSG, via the coding sequence ATGAAACACGCCCAGTTCTCGGTCGACTACCCGGACCGACTGGTCCACCCGCTCCAGCGCGGGATGATGCGCGACTCGCCGGTCGACCGGGCGGAGCTGTTGATGTGGAGTCCGACGGCCGACGCGACGACGCTGTTCTGGTTCGACGGCGACCGAGACGCGGCCGACGCGCTCGTTTCGGGCGTCGATTCGCTCGTTCGGGCGCACTTCGTCGAGGGCGCGGAGGGGACCTACGGCTTCCTCCACCAGCGCGACTACGAGTTCGCGGACCCGCTTCTCGGAGTCATCGCCGACTCGCGGGTGATCTTCCTCCCGCCGGTGGTGTTCCACGCCACCGGATCCGTCCGGTTCGAGGCGGTCGGGGAGGTGTCGGCGCTCAGCGCGTTTTACGACGACATCGCAGCGCTCGGCGACCTCACGGTCGAGCGCGTGCAACCCTTCGACCGGCGGCGGTCTCCCTCGCAGCTCACCGACCGACAGCGGGCCGCGCTGGAGACCGCGGTCTCGACCGGCTACTACGAAATCCCTCGCGAGGGGTCGGTCGCGGACGTGGCCGACGCGCTCGACTGCTCGACGAGTACGGCCGGCGAGCTACTCCGAAAGGCCGAGGCGACGGTGCTCCGGGAGTTCGTCGGTTCGGGGTGA
- a CDS encoding alpha/beta fold hydrolase has protein sequence MATRDASSFDPREAAESAEAKTLALDGGGRLAYAEYGDSDGIPVVFLHGAPGSRLLGALFDAPAEERGIRVLAPDRPGYGRSSPCPIPEESGDPSQRPAEPTPADFFDALLDDIGAQSAGVVAFSGGSRDALAVASARPDRVRHVSVVAGAVPPGAREETPGTQRLLSWLATNVPALLGYLFRGQAWLADRLDPSVVVAQYTADDADGAVPEGVAALVRDDFVAGVSRSRRGAVDDFRTAAARWGIPFDDIEADVSLWHGDADTNVPIAGARRLESEISGARLRAVRGADHLRTLLRSVPDALDEQCRAAGSLDPDASDASPGSTAAAESHHRV, from the coding sequence ATGGCAACACGCGACGCGTCGTCGTTCGACCCTCGCGAAGCCGCGGAGTCCGCCGAAGCGAAGACCCTCGCGCTGGACGGCGGAGGGCGACTCGCATACGCCGAGTACGGCGATTCCGACGGCATCCCAGTCGTGTTTCTCCACGGCGCGCCGGGGTCGCGCCTCCTCGGGGCGCTGTTCGACGCGCCCGCTGAGGAACGCGGAATCAGAGTCCTCGCGCCCGACAGACCCGGCTACGGCCGTTCGTCGCCGTGCCCGATACCCGAGGAATCGGGTGACCCGAGCCAGCGACCCGCGGAACCGACACCCGCGGACTTCTTCGACGCGCTCCTCGACGACATCGGCGCGCAATCGGCGGGGGTCGTCGCGTTCTCCGGTGGGAGCCGCGACGCGTTGGCTGTCGCGTCGGCGCGGCCGGACAGGGTTCGGCACGTGAGCGTCGTCGCGGGGGCGGTTCCTCCGGGAGCGCGCGAGGAGACGCCCGGCACGCAACGACTCCTGTCGTGGCTGGCGACGAACGTGCCGGCGCTCCTCGGCTATCTCTTCCGCGGACAGGCGTGGCTCGCCGACAGACTCGACCCCTCGGTCGTCGTCGCGCAGTACACGGCCGACGACGCGGACGGAGCGGTTCCAGAGGGGGTCGCCGCGCTGGTTCGAGACGACTTCGTGGCAGGGGTCAGTCGCTCGCGGCGGGGCGCGGTCGACGACTTCCGAACCGCGGCCGCGCGGTGGGGGATTCCCTTCGACGACATCGAGGCCGACGTGTCCCTGTGGCACGGCGACGCCGACACGAACGTCCCGATAGCCGGCGCGAGACGCCTCGAATCCGAGATATCCGGCGCGCGGCTTCGAGCGGTGCGTGGCGCAGATCACCTCCGGACGCTTCTCCGGAGCGTCCCCGACGCGCTGGACGAACAGTGCCGTGCCGCGGGGTCGCTCGACCCGGATGCTTCGGACGCCTCTCCGGGGTCGACCGCCGCCGCCGAATCGCACCACCGCGTTTGA
- a CDS encoding HhH-GPD family protein: MSDASSELPADLDREAVQSALTEWYEADHRDFPWRRTDDPYEILVSEVMSQQTQLGRVVEAWEAFLDEWPTTADLAAADRADVVGFWTDHRLGYNNRAKYLHEAARQVEEDHGGEFPRTPDGLSELMGVGPYTANAVASFAFNNGDAVVDTNVKRVLHRAFAVPDDDAAFEAAASELMPDGESRVWNNAIMELGGVACGKTPTCDESGCPWRRFCHAYETGDFTAPDVPTQPSFEGSRRQFRGRVVRILGEYDELGLSELGPRVRVDYGGDTGAEWLRGLVDDLESDGLVDVAEGDDGVRVSLAK, from the coding sequence ATGAGCGACGCGTCGTCCGAACTCCCCGCCGACCTCGACCGCGAAGCAGTCCAGTCCGCGCTCACCGAGTGGTACGAGGCCGACCACCGGGACTTCCCGTGGCGGCGCACCGACGACCCCTACGAGATTCTCGTCTCCGAGGTGATGAGCCAGCAGACCCAACTCGGCCGCGTGGTCGAGGCGTGGGAGGCGTTCCTCGACGAGTGGCCGACGACGGCCGACCTCGCGGCGGCCGACCGCGCCGACGTGGTCGGCTTCTGGACGGACCACCGACTGGGCTACAACAACCGCGCGAAGTACCTCCACGAGGCCGCTCGGCAGGTCGAAGAGGACCACGGCGGCGAGTTCCCCCGGACGCCCGACGGCCTCTCCGAGCTGATGGGCGTCGGCCCCTACACCGCCAACGCGGTCGCCTCCTTCGCGTTCAACAACGGCGACGCGGTGGTCGACACCAACGTCAAGCGGGTGCTGCACCGCGCCTTCGCGGTCCCCGACGACGACGCGGCGTTCGAAGCCGCCGCCTCGGAACTCATGCCCGACGGCGAGTCCCGCGTCTGGAACAACGCCATCATGGAATTGGGGGGCGTGGCCTGCGGGAAGACGCCCACCTGCGACGAGTCCGGCTGTCCGTGGCGGCGGTTCTGCCACGCCTACGAGACCGGCGACTTCACCGCGCCCGACGTGCCGACCCAGCCGAGTTTCGAAGGGAGTCGGCGGCAGTTCCGCGGCCGGGTCGTCAGGATTCTCGGCGAGTACGACGAACTCGGCCTCTCGGAGTTGGGGCCGCGAGTCCGCGTCGATTACGGCGGCGACACGGGAGCGGAGTGGCTCCGCGGTCTCGTCGACGACCTCGAATCCGACGGCCTCGTCGACGTCGCGGAGGGCGACGACGGCGTCCGCGTCTCGCTGGCGAAGTAG
- a CDS encoding BolA family protein — translation MELAAIEDLIESHIEDADATVSRPRTVDQDHEDDHYAAVVVSPAFEGKSLVQQHQLVYDALGDHMTTDIHAMELKTYTPEEYAAREE, via the coding sequence ATGGAACTCGCCGCCATCGAGGACCTCATCGAATCGCACATCGAGGACGCCGACGCGACGGTCTCGCGGCCGCGAACGGTCGACCAGGACCACGAGGACGACCACTACGCCGCCGTCGTCGTCTCGCCCGCCTTCGAGGGGAAGTCGCTCGTCCAACAGCACCAGCTCGTCTACGACGCCCTCGGCGACCACATGACGACGGACATCCACGCGATGGAGCTGAAGACGTACACGCCCGAGGAGTACGCGGCGCGCGAGGAGTGA
- a CDS encoding class II fumarate hydratase has product MGDDDYRIERDSLGEMEVPVDAYWGAQTQRAVENFPISGITFGRRFVRALGVVKKAAAQANRDLGMIDEGVAAAIVEAADEVIAGELDDQFPVDVFQTGSGTSSNMNANEVIANRAAEIMGEGIGDRVVHPNDHVNFGQSSNDVIPTAMHVASLEAVEKDLLPALETLAAALGDKEAEFDGVVKTGRTHLQDATPVRLGQEFGGYRTQVEKGIRRVENVREHLGELALGGTAVGTGLNTHPEFPAKAAEYMTEETGVEFREADNHFEAQAAHDAMSEAHGALRTVAGSLNKIANDLRLLASGPRNGLGELEQPENQPGSSIMPGKINPVVAEAVNQVHKQVVGNDAAVSAGAAEGQIDLNLYKPVLAHNFLESAKLLANSSEVFAERFVAKLEANEEHCETRVEQSMALATALNPAIGYDKASKVAKKALAEDKSVRQVAVDEGYLTEAEADEVLDPEKMTHRGILGDD; this is encoded by the coding sequence ATGGGCGACGATGATTATCGAATCGAGCGGGACAGTCTCGGCGAGATGGAAGTGCCTGTCGACGCCTACTGGGGCGCACAGACCCAGCGGGCGGTCGAGAACTTCCCAATCTCCGGCATCACCTTCGGGCGGCGGTTCGTCCGCGCGCTCGGCGTGGTGAAGAAGGCCGCCGCGCAGGCCAACCGCGACCTCGGCATGATAGACGAGGGCGTCGCGGCCGCCATCGTCGAGGCCGCCGACGAGGTCATCGCCGGCGAACTCGACGACCAGTTCCCCGTCGACGTGTTCCAGACCGGTTCGGGCACGTCCTCGAACATGAACGCCAACGAGGTCATCGCCAACCGCGCCGCGGAGATTATGGGCGAGGGCATCGGTGACCGCGTCGTCCACCCGAACGACCACGTCAACTTCGGCCAGTCCTCCAACGACGTGATTCCGACGGCCATGCACGTCGCCTCCCTCGAAGCCGTCGAGAAGGACCTGCTTCCCGCGCTGGAGACGCTCGCCGCGGCGCTCGGCGACAAGGAAGCCGAGTTCGACGGCGTCGTCAAGACCGGCCGAACCCACTTGCAGGACGCCACGCCCGTCCGCCTCGGACAGGAGTTCGGCGGCTACCGCACGCAGGTCGAAAAGGGTATCCGCCGCGTCGAGAACGTGCGCGAGCACCTCGGCGAACTCGCGCTCGGCGGCACCGCGGTCGGCACGGGACTCAACACGCACCCCGAGTTCCCGGCGAAGGCAGCCGAGTACATGACCGAGGAGACCGGCGTCGAGTTCCGCGAGGCCGACAACCACTTCGAGGCGCAGGCGGCCCACGACGCGATGAGCGAGGCCCACGGCGCGCTCCGCACCGTCGCCGGCTCCCTGAACAAAATCGCAAACGACCTCCGCCTGCTCGCGTCCGGCCCGCGCAACGGGCTCGGGGAACTCGAACAGCCGGAGAACCAGCCCGGCTCCTCCATCATGCCCGGGAAAATCAACCCGGTCGTCGCGGAGGCGGTCAATCAGGTCCACAAGCAGGTCGTCGGCAACGACGCCGCCGTCTCCGCCGGTGCCGCGGAGGGCCAAATCGACCTCAACCTCTACAAGCCCGTTCTCGCGCACAACTTCCTCGAATCAGCGAAGCTGCTGGCGAACTCCTCGGAGGTCTTCGCCGAGCGGTTCGTCGCCAAACTCGAAGCTAACGAGGAACACTGCGAGACGCGGGTCGAACAGTCGATGGCGCTGGCGACGGCGCTCAACCCCGCAATCGGCTACGACAAGGCCTCGAAGGTGGCGAAGAAGGCGCTCGCTGAGGACAAAAGCGTCCGACAGGTCGCCGTCGACGAGGGCTACCTCACCGAGGCGGAAGCCGACGAGGTGCTCGACCCCGAGAAGATGACCCATCGCGGCATCCTCGGCGACGACTGA
- a CDS encoding HVO_2901 family zinc finger protein, with protein sequence MAGLQQQRARGRDMLECRGCGAVFPEGRATNDGWTYVCPECEQVEGIGEGLRRL encoded by the coding sequence ATGGCCGGACTGCAACAGCAGCGGGCCCGCGGGCGAGACATGTTGGAGTGTCGAGGTTGTGGGGCCGTATTCCCGGAGGGACGAGCGACGAACGACGGGTGGACGTACGTCTGTCCCGAGTGTGAACAGGTCGAAGGTATCGGCGAGGGGCTTCGTCGCCTCTGA